A genome region from Pseudomonas anguilliseptica includes the following:
- a CDS encoding glutamine synthetase family protein encodes MSTKLDQLSSWLKERKITEVECLISDLTGIARGKISPTNKFLDEKGMRLPESVLLQTVTGDYVEDDIYYDLLDEADIDMFCRPDENAVFLVPWAIEPTAMVIHDTFDKQGNPIELSPRNILKNVLKLYADKGWKPIVAPEMEFYLTKRNSDPDFPLVAPMGRSGRPEVGRQSFSIDAANEFDPLFEDVYDWCEIQGLDLDTLIHEDGPAQMEINFRHGEALHLADQITVFKRTMREAALKHDVAATFMAKPITDQPGSAMHIHQSVVDIKTGKNLFSNPDGSMSELFMLHIGGLQKYIPELLPLFAPNVNSFRRFLPDTSAPVNVEWGEENRTVGLRVPEAGPQNRRVENRLAGADANPYLVLAASLLCGYMGMVGDFKPSAPVKGRAYERRNLRLPITIEHALERMEACKEAEKYLGDKFMRGYVAVKRAEHENYKRVISSWEREFLLLSV; translated from the coding sequence ATGAGTACCAAACTAGACCAGCTTTCGAGCTGGCTGAAAGAACGCAAAATCACCGAAGTTGAATGCCTGATCAGCGATCTTACCGGCATTGCCCGTGGCAAGATTTCGCCGACCAACAAGTTCCTCGACGAGAAGGGCATGCGCCTCCCCGAGAGTGTGCTGCTGCAGACCGTGACCGGCGACTACGTCGAGGACGACATCTATTACGACCTGCTCGACGAAGCGGACATCGATATGTTCTGCCGCCCGGACGAGAACGCCGTATTCCTCGTGCCCTGGGCCATTGAGCCGACTGCGATGGTGATCCACGACACCTTCGACAAGCAGGGCAACCCGATTGAGCTGTCGCCGCGCAACATTCTCAAGAATGTGCTCAAGCTCTACGCGGACAAGGGCTGGAAGCCAATCGTCGCGCCGGAAATGGAGTTCTACCTGACCAAGCGCAACAGCGACCCGGATTTTCCACTGGTCGCCCCGATGGGTCGTTCCGGTCGTCCGGAAGTGGGCCGTCAGTCGTTCTCCATTGATGCCGCCAACGAATTCGATCCGCTGTTTGAAGACGTGTACGACTGGTGCGAAATCCAGGGCCTGGATCTCGACACGCTGATCCATGAAGACGGTCCGGCGCAGATGGAGATCAACTTCCGTCACGGCGAGGCCCTGCACCTAGCCGACCAGATCACCGTGTTCAAGCGCACCATGCGTGAAGCCGCGCTCAAGCACGATGTGGCCGCCACCTTTATGGCCAAGCCGATTACCGATCAGCCGGGCAGCGCGATGCACATCCACCAGAGCGTGGTTGACATCAAAACCGGCAAGAACCTGTTCTCCAATCCGGATGGCAGCATGAGCGAGCTGTTCATGCTGCACATCGGTGGCCTGCAGAAATACATCCCCGAGCTGTTGCCGCTGTTCGCACCGAACGTCAACTCGTTCCGCCGCTTCCTGCCCGATACCTCGGCGCCGGTGAACGTCGAGTGGGGCGAAGAGAACCGCACTGTGGGCCTGCGTGTACCGGAAGCCGGGCCGCAAAACCGCCGCGTGGAAAACCGCCTGGCCGGTGCCGATGCCAACCCTTACCTGGTGCTGGCGGCTTCGCTGCTGTGCGGCTACATGGGCATGGTCGGCGACTTCAAACCAAGCGCGCCGGTCAAGGGCCGCGCCTACGAACGTCGCAACCTGCGCCTGCCGATCACCATCGAGCACGCCCTGGAGCGCATGGAAGCCTGTAAGGAAGCGGAGAAATACCTCGGCGACAAGTTCATGCGCGGCTATGTCGCGGTGAAGCGCGCCGAGCACGAGAACTACAAGCGGGTCATCAGCTCCTGGGAGCGTGAGTTCCTGCTGCTGTCGGTGTAA
- a CDS encoding gamma-glutamyl-gamma-aminobutyrate hydrolase family protein yields MSRQPIIGVSACTKQIGHNIYHTAGDKYLQAIVQVVGGMPVIIPALGEQLDQAYLLQHLDGLVFTGSPSNVEPRHYAGDASEPGTAHDPARDSTTLPLIKAAIVAGIPVLGICRGFQEMNVAFGGALHQRVHEVAGLMDHREPGDLSAEQQYGLRHALHVQPGGLLAGIGLPDEIQVNSIHGQGVQRLAPGLRVEALAPDGLIEAFSVEGAKSFALGVQWHPEWQVRSNPNYLAIFQAFGGACRKKAGQR; encoded by the coding sequence ATGTCGCGCCAGCCGATTATCGGCGTTAGTGCCTGCACCAAGCAGATCGGGCACAACATCTACCACACCGCAGGCGATAAATACTTGCAGGCCATCGTTCAGGTGGTTGGCGGTATGCCAGTGATCATTCCCGCACTGGGCGAGCAGCTTGATCAGGCTTACCTGTTGCAGCACCTCGATGGCCTGGTGTTTACCGGCTCGCCATCCAACGTTGAACCACGCCACTATGCTGGCGATGCCAGCGAACCCGGCACCGCCCATGACCCGGCGCGTGACAGTACGACTCTTCCTTTGATTAAAGCAGCAATTGTCGCCGGTATCCCGGTGCTCGGTATTTGCCGTGGCTTTCAGGAGATGAATGTGGCCTTCGGTGGCGCGCTGCACCAGCGTGTACACGAGGTTGCAGGGCTGATGGATCACCGCGAGCCCGGTGACCTGTCCGCAGAACAGCAATATGGCCTGCGTCACGCGCTGCATGTGCAGCCGGGCGGGCTGCTCGCCGGCATCGGCTTGCCGGACGAGATTCAAGTCAATTCCATTCATGGCCAGGGCGTTCAGCGTCTGGCGCCGGGCCTTCGCGTAGAAGCACTAGCGCCTGACGGGTTGATCGAAGCCTTCTCCGTCGAAGGTGCCAAAAGCTTTGCATTGGGGGTGCAATGGCACCCTGAATGGCAGGTACGATCCAACCCGAATTATCTCGCCATCTTCCAGGCCTTTGGTGGGGCTTGCAGGAAGAAGGCGGGGCAACGCTGA
- a CDS encoding glutamine synthetase family protein, with protein sequence MSVPPRAVQLNEANAFLKKHPEVLFVDLLIADMNGVVRGKRIERASLHKVYERGINLPASLFALDINGSTVESTGLGLDIGDADRVCFPIPNTLSNEPWQKRPTAQLLMTMHEMEGEPFFADPREVLRQVVTKFDELGLTICAAFEIEFYLIDQANVNGRPQPPLSPLSGKRPQSTQVYLIDDLDEYAECLQDILEGAKEQGIPADAIVKESAPAQFEVNLHHVAAPIKACDHALLLKRLIKNIAYDHEMDTTFMAKPYPNQAGNGLHVHISILDKQGNNIFACDDPVQNDALRHAIGGVLETMPASMAFLCPNVNSYRRFGAQYYVPNSPCWGIDNRTVALRVPNDTADAVRIEHRVAGADANPYLLMSAVLAGVHHGLTNKIEPNAPVEGNSYEQNEQSLPNNLRDALRELDDSEVLARYIDPKYIDIFVACKESELAEFENSISDLEYNWYLHTV encoded by the coding sequence ATGTCGGTACCCCCGCGTGCCGTTCAGCTTAACGAAGCGAACGCGTTCCTTAAGAAACATCCTGAGGTCCTGTTCGTCGACCTTCTGATCGCAGATATGAATGGTGTGGTGCGCGGCAAGCGTATCGAGCGTGCGAGCCTGCATAAGGTTTACGAGCGCGGCATTAATCTCCCGGCTTCGCTGTTCGCCCTGGATATCAACGGCTCGACGGTGGAAAGCACCGGCCTAGGTCTGGATATCGGCGACGCCGACCGGGTCTGCTTTCCCATCCCCAACACCCTGAGCAATGAACCATGGCAGAAGCGCCCAACCGCGCAGCTGTTGATGACCATGCATGAAATGGAAGGCGAGCCGTTCTTTGCCGACCCACGGGAAGTGTTGCGCCAGGTGGTTACGAAGTTCGACGAACTGGGCCTTACCATTTGCGCAGCCTTCGAAATCGAGTTCTACCTGATCGACCAGGCCAACGTGAACGGCCGTCCACAGCCACCACTGTCGCCGCTGTCGGGCAAACGCCCACAGTCGACCCAGGTGTACCTGATCGATGACCTCGACGAATACGCCGAGTGCCTGCAGGACATCCTCGAAGGCGCCAAGGAGCAGGGCATCCCTGCTGACGCCATCGTCAAGGAAAGCGCTCCAGCGCAATTCGAGGTCAACCTTCACCACGTCGCCGCCCCGATCAAGGCCTGCGACCACGCGCTACTGCTCAAGCGCCTGATCAAGAACATCGCCTATGACCATGAGATGGACACCACCTTTATGGCCAAGCCCTACCCCAACCAGGCGGGTAACGGGCTGCACGTGCATATCTCGATTCTCGACAAGCAGGGCAACAACATCTTCGCCTGCGACGACCCAGTGCAGAATGACGCCCTGCGCCACGCCATTGGCGGGGTGCTGGAAACCATGCCGGCCTCGATGGCCTTCCTCTGCCCGAACGTCAACTCCTACCGTCGTTTCGGCGCGCAATACTATGTGCCGAACTCGCCGTGCTGGGGCATCGACAATCGCACCGTTGCGCTGCGCGTACCCAATGACACAGCCGATGCCGTGCGCATTGAGCACCGCGTGGCCGGCGCCGACGCCAACCCCTACCTGCTGATGTCGGCCGTACTGGCGGGCGTGCACCACGGCCTGACCAACAAGATCGAGCCAAACGCACCGGTAGAAGGCAACTCCTACGAGCAGAACGAGCAAAGCCTGCCGAACAACCTGCGTGACGCCCTGCGCGAGCTGGACGACAGCGAAGTATTGGCACGCTACATCGACCCGAAATACATCGACATCTTCGTGGCCTGTAAAGAAAGCGAGCTGGCCGAGTTCGAAAACTCGATCTCTGACCTTGAATACAACTGGTACCTGCACACGGTTTGA